A window of the Tunturibacter empetritectus genome harbors these coding sequences:
- the pdxH gene encoding pyridoxamine 5'-phosphate oxidase has product MSETDVERAMDPIALFGLWMSDAEAAELNDANAVALATATREGVPSVRMVLMKRVDERGFCFYTNAGSQKGSELAENPRAAMCFHWKSLRRQVRISGSVAELPSEDADAYFHSRSRLSQLGAAASEQSRVLASREALVERVKELEQEFPGEIPRPDYWRGYVLRPERIEFWKDGEGRLHDRFLFTLSGEGWQKERLFP; this is encoded by the coding sequence ATGAGTGAGACCGATGTTGAACGTGCGATGGACCCTATCGCGTTATTCGGCTTGTGGATGAGTGATGCAGAGGCTGCCGAGTTGAACGATGCGAATGCGGTAGCGTTGGCTACGGCTACACGAGAGGGGGTGCCCAGTGTGCGGATGGTGCTGATGAAGCGGGTGGATGAGCGGGGGTTCTGTTTCTATACGAATGCGGGGAGTCAGAAGGGTTCGGAGTTGGCAGAGAATCCGCGGGCGGCGATGTGCTTTCACTGGAAGTCGCTGCGACGGCAGGTGAGAATCTCGGGATCGGTGGCCGAGCTGCCGAGTGAGGATGCGGATGCGTACTTTCATAGCCGGTCGCGGCTAAGCCAGCTTGGTGCGGCGGCTTCCGAACAAAGTCGCGTGCTGGCTTCGCGGGAGGCGCTGGTGGAGCGGGTGAAGGAGTTGGAGCAGGAGTTTCCGGGGGAGATTCCGCGACCGGATTACTGGCGAGGGTACGTGTTGCGGCCGGAGCGGATTGAGTTCTGGAAGGACGGAGAGGGGCGGCTGCACGACCGATTTCTGTTTACGCTAAGTGGGGAGGGGTGGCAAAAGGAGCGACTGTTTCCTTAG
- the msrP gene encoding protein-methionine-sulfoxide reductase catalytic subunit MsrP, translating into MLLRKSPSFEATIRSSEITPQHVFEQHHQTRRRFLTSAATLGAAALAARTLPSLINPPTTVHAAEQLKTIPSKYTLDDPQTPLAKASSYNNFYEYGTDKSDPSHEAYRLQTRPWPIQITGMVKKPQTINIDDLLHYRPLESRVYRFRCVEAWSMIIPWDGYSLSEFINFCEPLPSAKYVQFFSYNNKKVMPDEPSGYDWPYREGLRMDEAMNPLTLLTFGCYGQVLPNQNGAPVRVIVPWKYGYKSAKAIVRFHFTDKEPATTWNVADGREYGFYSNVNPNYDNARWSQAHERRLDTSLLPRNIPTQMFNGYGDQVASLYAGMDLKKFY; encoded by the coding sequence ATGTTGCTCCGCAAATCGCCCAGCTTCGAAGCCACCATCCGATCCTCCGAGATCACCCCGCAGCACGTCTTCGAGCAACACCACCAGACCCGCCGCCGCTTCCTCACCTCCGCCGCCACCCTCGGCGCCGCAGCCCTCGCCGCCCGCACCCTCCCCTCCCTCATCAATCCGCCCACCACCGTCCACGCAGCCGAGCAGCTAAAAACCATCCCCAGCAAGTACACCCTCGACGACCCGCAGACTCCCCTCGCCAAGGCCTCCAGCTACAACAATTTTTACGAGTACGGCACCGACAAGTCGGACCCCTCCCACGAAGCCTACCGCCTGCAAACCCGCCCTTGGCCCATCCAGATCACCGGCATGGTCAAAAAGCCCCAGACCATCAACATCGACGACCTCCTCCACTATCGTCCGCTCGAGTCCCGCGTCTACCGCTTCCGCTGCGTCGAAGCCTGGTCCATGATCATTCCCTGGGACGGCTACTCCCTCTCCGAGTTCATCAACTTCTGCGAGCCCCTCCCCAGTGCAAAGTACGTTCAGTTCTTCTCCTACAACAACAAAAAAGTCATGCCCGACGAGCCCTCCGGCTACGACTGGCCCTATCGCGAAGGACTCCGCATGGACGAGGCCATGAACCCCCTCACCCTGCTCACCTTCGGCTGCTACGGCCAAGTCCTGCCCAACCAGAACGGCGCTCCCGTCCGCGTCATCGTCCCCTGGAAGTACGGCTACAAATCCGCCAAGGCCATCGTCCGCTTCCACTTCACCGACAAAGAGCCTGCGACTACCTGGAACGTAGCCGACGGCCGCGAGTACGGCTTCTATTCCAATGTCAATCCAAACTACGACAACGCCCGCTGGTCTCAGGCCCACGAGCGCCGTCTCGATACCAGCCTCCTCCCCCGCAACATCCCCACGCAGATGTTCAACGGCTACGGCGACCAGGTAGCCAGCCTCTACGCCGGCATGGATCTCAAAAAATTCTACTAA
- a CDS encoding cupin, whose translation MTPIDRRQFATGFVASLATTKNSASANESPQTATPEQLHLKPNGWMPNSPWPVLLYRNALPSTGDLASAMERIFTTNGWPPQWRNGVYPFHHYHSTAHEVLGFAAGHADLVLGGEGGEPLSVHSGDVLVLPTGTGHCRISASDDFLVIGAYPENEHWDICRTAPSPETLVSMRKVRFPHSDPLTGSSGALPKLWI comes from the coding sequence ATGACGCCAATCGACCGCAGACAATTCGCGACGGGTTTCGTAGCCAGTCTGGCCACCACTAAAAATTCAGCGTCTGCAAACGAAAGTCCGCAGACTGCAACGCCCGAACAGCTTCATCTCAAGCCCAACGGCTGGATGCCGAACAGTCCATGGCCCGTTCTGCTCTATCGCAACGCTCTCCCATCAACAGGAGACCTTGCCTCTGCCATGGAACGTATCTTCACCACCAACGGATGGCCGCCACAGTGGCGCAACGGCGTCTATCCCTTCCACCACTACCACTCTACCGCACACGAGGTCCTTGGCTTTGCAGCTGGTCACGCCGACCTCGTCCTTGGCGGAGAAGGCGGCGAACCACTCTCGGTACACTCCGGCGACGTCCTCGTTCTGCCCACCGGTACCGGCCATTGCCGCATCTCGGCGTCCGACGACTTCCTTGTGATCGGCGCCTACCCAGAGAACGAGCACTGGGACATCTGCCGCACCGCCCCCAGCCCTGAGACACTCGTAAGCATGCGCAAGGTCCGCTTTCCCCACTCCGATCCGCTAACCGGTTCTTCAGGCGCTCTTCCAAAACTCTGGATCTGA
- a CDS encoding dimethylarginine dimethylaminohydrolase family protein has protein sequence MSTQPIEITTPSILATIPSTAATFLMCPPKLYDVNYVINPWMAGNVHASSRTRAAEQWQRLYEAVSTIANVQLVEPQPGSPDMVFTANAGLERNGTVAISSFFHPERQGEEPHFRRWFEQAGYKVIGTPRATPFEGEGDALFSTDGTRLFVGYGPRTVPSSHQALRKIWDIEVTSLHLTDPRFYHLDTCFAPLEGGYVMYFPEAFDRASLDKIEAFYPLEKRIIVAESDAVCFACNAINVDRTIILNNISSDLRRQLESRGFDVIEVTLTEFLKAGGAAKCLVMKLSQVLPDGRPARTAVTS, from the coding sequence ATGAGCACGCAGCCAATCGAAATCACCACCCCATCCATCCTGGCCACGATCCCTTCCACCGCCGCGACCTTTCTGATGTGCCCCCCCAAGCTCTACGACGTCAACTACGTCATCAACCCCTGGATGGCTGGCAACGTCCACGCCTCCTCGCGCACCCGCGCAGCCGAGCAGTGGCAGCGCCTCTATGAAGCCGTCAGCACCATCGCCAACGTCCAACTCGTCGAACCCCAGCCCGGCTCACCCGACATGGTCTTCACCGCCAACGCCGGCCTCGAGCGCAACGGTACCGTAGCCATCAGCAGCTTCTTCCATCCCGAGCGCCAGGGCGAAGAGCCGCACTTCCGTCGCTGGTTCGAGCAGGCCGGTTACAAGGTCATCGGCACCCCACGCGCCACGCCCTTCGAAGGCGAAGGTGACGCCCTCTTCTCCACAGACGGCACCCGTCTCTTCGTAGGCTACGGCCCCCGCACCGTCCCCTCCAGCCATCAAGCGCTCCGCAAGATCTGGGACATCGAGGTCACCTCTCTCCACCTCACCGACCCACGCTTCTACCACCTCGACACCTGCTTCGCGCCTCTCGAAGGTGGCTACGTCATGTACTTTCCGGAGGCCTTCGATCGAGCCTCCCTTGACAAGATCGAAGCCTTCTACCCACTCGAAAAAAGAATCATCGTCGCCGAGTCGGATGCCGTCTGCTTCGCCTGCAACGCCATCAACGTCGATCGCACCATCATCCTGAACAACATCAGCAGCGATCTCCGCCGCCAACTCGAATCTCGCGGCTTCGACGTCATAGAAGTCACGCTCACCGAGTTCCTCAAAGCCGGCGGCGCCGCCAAATGCCTCGTCATGAAGTTGAGTCAGGTCCTGCCGGACGGGCGCCCTGCGCGGACGGCGGTCACTTCGTGA
- a CDS encoding permease — translation MIAGHFGFAAMVKSRERSTPLWGLMLATVWLDVVFVPLFLAHRETVQPIHAGYGGLIIHADYTHSIVGMLTLSAALGALFLPKMGRRVALVIALVSASHWVLDLVVHRADMPVLPGNFGNLPDFGFGLWNHPQAAACVEFILVAAGAMMYWRAAREVSARAGRDGRLASLSAALIAAFGLLVLFLDYTS, via the coding sequence ATGATTGCTGGCCACTTTGGTTTTGCCGCAATGGTTAAATCTCGTGAGAGATCTACGCCTCTCTGGGGGTTGATGCTGGCGACGGTGTGGCTTGACGTCGTCTTCGTTCCGCTCTTCCTTGCTCATCGGGAGACGGTGCAGCCGATTCATGCGGGGTACGGCGGCTTGATTATTCATGCGGACTACACGCACTCGATTGTCGGCATGTTGACGTTGTCCGCTGCATTGGGGGCGTTGTTCCTGCCGAAGATGGGCAGGAGAGTCGCACTGGTCATCGCGCTGGTGAGTGCGTCTCACTGGGTGCTTGATCTGGTTGTCCATCGAGCTGACATGCCTGTGCTCCCCGGAAACTTCGGCAACCTTCCGGACTTCGGCTTCGGACTTTGGAATCATCCGCAAGCGGCGGCATGCGTAGAGTTCATTCTCGTTGCCGCGGGCGCGATGATGTACTGGCGCGCAGCGAGGGAGGTGTCGGCCAGAGCGGGCAGAGATGGAAGATTAGCGTCACTTTCAGCGGCACTGATCGCGGCATTCGGACTACTTGTGTTGTTTCTGGACTACACGAGTTAG
- a CDS encoding sulfite oxidase heme-binding subunit YedZ has protein sequence MSKRAILLLKVLLHLLCLAPLAWLLHFYTSGALALNADPVNYITHYTGDWTLYTLFASLAITPIRRLATSLGFLIRFRRLIGLYAFFYATLHLATYIFLFSGYDITTALTGLRAGHPSALVTQWKLIWPGMVEDVLKRRFIQVGLFAWVLLLALACTSPAFIMRAMGGKNWQRLHRLVYLAAIAGVVHFWWLVKKGNNAPWKVTAVLTLLILARVAYTAMKRLKKPTPIPTRPTSV, from the coding sequence ATGTCCAAGCGCGCCATCCTCCTCCTCAAAGTCCTCCTTCACCTTCTCTGCCTCGCCCCCCTCGCCTGGCTTCTGCACTTCTACACCTCAGGCGCCCTCGCCCTCAACGCCGACCCCGTCAACTACATCACCCACTACACCGGCGACTGGACACTCTACACCCTCTTCGCCTCCCTCGCCATCACGCCCATCCGCCGCCTCGCCACCAGCCTCGGCTTCCTCATCCGCTTCCGCCGCCTCATCGGCCTCTACGCCTTCTTCTACGCGACGCTCCATCTCGCCACCTACATCTTCCTCTTCTCCGGATACGACATCACCACCGCCCTCACGGGCCTCCGCGCCGGCCATCCCAGCGCATTAGTCACCCAGTGGAAGCTCATCTGGCCCGGCATGGTCGAAGACGTCCTCAAGCGCCGCTTCATCCAGGTAGGCCTCTTCGCCTGGGTCCTTCTCCTCGCCCTCGCCTGCACCTCACCAGCCTTCATCATGCGAGCCATGGGCGGCAAAAACTGGCAGCGCCTCCACCGCCTCGTCTACCTCGCAGCCATCGCCGGAGTCGTTCACTTCTGGTGGCTCGTCAAAAAAGGCAACAACGCCCCCTGGAAGGTCACTGCAGTCCTGACCCTCCTCATCCTGGCCCGCGTAGCCTACACCGCGATGAAGCGCCTCAAAAAGCCCACCCCCATCCCCACCCGCCCCACCTCCGTCTAG
- a CDS encoding 2-keto-4-pentenoate hydratase: protein MMTGERESQLIEAADLLLDARRTGVPIEDLPEALQPKDMIEAYALQDRIAEAYGEIGGWKIGAPSAEAEPLFAPMPLAWMARDGALVGEVRRYRGLESEIAFLIGEDLPQRATPYSREEVVAAIASCHPAIEVIESGLRDPLKAARMSMLGDLQMHGGFVYGVAVADWEKIDFKAEHVVIAVDGAVRVERTGSNTSGDLMRLLPWLANEGAARTGGLKAGQWVTTGSWTGVTSGDPGSVADVKFSSAGEVHLRFEPLRGV, encoded by the coding sequence ATGATGACTGGGGAGAGAGAAAGCCAACTGATTGAGGCTGCGGATCTGCTGCTGGATGCGCGCAGAACGGGCGTGCCGATCGAGGATCTGCCGGAGGCTTTGCAGCCGAAGGATATGATTGAGGCTTATGCGCTGCAGGATCGTATCGCAGAGGCCTACGGGGAGATTGGTGGGTGGAAGATCGGGGCTCCGAGTGCGGAGGCCGAACCGTTGTTTGCGCCGATGCCGCTGGCGTGGATGGCGCGGGATGGCGCGCTAGTCGGCGAGGTGCGGAGGTATCGCGGACTGGAGTCGGAGATTGCTTTTTTGATTGGCGAGGATCTGCCGCAGAGGGCAACGCCGTACTCCCGCGAGGAGGTGGTGGCTGCGATTGCGAGTTGCCATCCGGCGATCGAGGTAATTGAGAGTGGACTGCGCGATCCGTTGAAGGCGGCGCGGATGTCCATGCTGGGCGATCTGCAGATGCATGGCGGGTTTGTGTATGGGGTAGCGGTGGCTGACTGGGAGAAGATCGACTTCAAGGCCGAGCATGTGGTGATCGCAGTAGATGGAGCGGTGAGGGTGGAGCGGACGGGGTCGAATACTTCGGGGGACTTGATGCGTCTGCTGCCTTGGTTGGCGAACGAGGGCGCTGCGAGGACTGGTGGGTTGAAGGCCGGACAGTGGGTGACGACGGGAAGTTGGACTGGGGTGACTTCGGGCGATCCGGGTTCTGTTGCGGATGTGAAGTTTTCATCCGCGGGCGAGGTTCATCTGCGGTTTGAACCACTTCGTGGCGTGTAA
- a CDS encoding PIG-L family deacetylase, producing the protein MTSKRVVAGLAAVSVMGLVVAGGVLSCQELRDAARLDKANLAAEQVRSAIGVQKIAANEGSAALWQSLVKLRTRASLMMIVAHPDDEDGGMLTYEARGQGAHVAMLTLTRGEGGQNLMSADFDDALGLVRTQELLAAGRYMGIDQMWGTQVDFGFSKTKEEALENWGHDRVLYDAVRAVRLYRPLVVTAVFIGGITDGHGQHQVSGEMAQEVFDAAGDPKVFSDQVAAGLMPWSPLKVYGRVPFFSVTSKGMYDYATGKYAPARFYNYVTKEWTTESPKANVTVAEGDYSPVLGMTYLQFARMGLGLQKTQNGGMGVPAAGRFDVGYHRYGARLPAGVKTGEEEKGFFDGVDVTLVGMSALAPGESTFLKQDLAKIDGLVGQAVGVYKIAAPEKTAPFLRDGLKATDELIAKVEASGLTYREKYDLLHELRVKRMQFNDAIVQALGISLRAQVAGKAETGPFARFSDGAETFVTAVPGQSFAVKTLVVNGSKVPVAVKGAGLESSAGANYEDSSAKAASGTKAGEKTIVSGEAYEDLFQVKLPEDAKVTRPPFTRPGIEQAYYDVADPAMRNASLPLPALTAWVTVDYDGVEVKLGQEVQTLHRVTGLGTVYEPLVVAPAISVAVSPSAGVVPLTEKTLMVTAKVKSNVKGVATGTVKLELPAGWTASPETAEFSLGKDGDSVDVPFVVTPGKMAETAYTMTAVASCAGKEYREGYKTVGYAGLLPANLYRPATYRARGADVKIAPGLKVGYLPGTGDEVQASLENLGVHATTLTMSDVAGGKLSGYDVVVLGVRAYAAHPGLAAANGQLLQYAKNGGVVIVQYNLGNFDYGPYSFSLGDAEKVVDERAPVRLLVPESPVLSWPNRITERDFDGWVEERGHGFMETWDSQYVAPLETHDPDQDAQKGGLLVAKTGKGAYVYVALALYRELPEGVPGAYRLFANLLSLGKDKAK; encoded by the coding sequence ATGACTTCTAAACGGGTTGTCGCGGGTCTGGCTGCGGTTTCGGTGATGGGGCTAGTGGTGGCGGGCGGGGTTTTGAGCTGCCAGGAGCTGCGGGATGCGGCGCGGCTGGATAAGGCGAATTTGGCCGCGGAGCAGGTACGGTCGGCGATTGGGGTGCAGAAGATTGCGGCCAATGAGGGGTCGGCTGCGCTGTGGCAGAGCCTGGTGAAGCTGCGGACGCGGGCGAGTCTGATGATGATTGTGGCGCATCCGGACGATGAGGATGGCGGGATGCTGACGTATGAGGCGCGGGGGCAGGGCGCGCATGTGGCGATGCTGACGCTGACTCGGGGTGAGGGTGGGCAGAATCTGATGTCGGCGGACTTTGACGACGCGCTGGGGTTGGTGCGGACGCAGGAGCTGCTGGCGGCTGGGCGTTATATGGGGATCGACCAGATGTGGGGGACGCAGGTGGACTTCGGGTTCTCGAAGACGAAGGAGGAGGCGCTGGAGAACTGGGGGCACGATCGCGTGCTGTATGATGCGGTGCGTGCGGTGAGACTGTATCGGCCTCTGGTGGTGACGGCGGTGTTTATTGGTGGGATCACGGATGGGCATGGGCAGCACCAGGTGTCGGGTGAGATGGCGCAGGAGGTGTTCGATGCGGCGGGGGATCCGAAGGTGTTTTCGGATCAGGTTGCGGCGGGGTTGATGCCGTGGAGTCCGCTGAAGGTTTATGGGAGGGTGCCGTTTTTTTCGGTGACGTCGAAGGGGATGTATGACTATGCGACGGGAAAGTATGCTCCGGCGCGGTTCTATAACTATGTGACGAAGGAGTGGACGACGGAGTCTCCGAAGGCGAATGTGACAGTGGCAGAGGGAGACTATAGCCCGGTGCTGGGGATGACTTATTTGCAGTTTGCGCGGATGGGGCTGGGGCTGCAGAAGACGCAGAATGGCGGGATGGGTGTGCCAGCGGCGGGGAGGTTCGATGTGGGGTATCACCGGTATGGGGCTCGATTGCCTGCTGGGGTGAAGACTGGGGAGGAGGAGAAGGGATTTTTTGACGGCGTGGATGTAACGCTGGTGGGGATGAGTGCGCTGGCTCCTGGCGAGAGTACTTTTTTGAAGCAGGATCTGGCGAAGATCGATGGGTTGGTGGGGCAGGCGGTGGGGGTTTATAAGATTGCTGCGCCGGAGAAGACTGCTCCGTTTTTGCGCGATGGGTTGAAGGCGACCGATGAGTTGATTGCGAAGGTAGAGGCCAGTGGGCTGACTTATCGGGAGAAGTACGATCTGCTGCATGAGCTGCGGGTGAAGCGGATGCAGTTCAACGATGCGATTGTGCAGGCGCTTGGGATTAGTCTGCGGGCGCAGGTTGCGGGGAAGGCGGAGACGGGTCCGTTTGCGCGGTTCAGCGATGGCGCGGAGACGTTTGTGACGGCGGTGCCAGGGCAAAGCTTTGCGGTGAAGACGCTGGTGGTGAATGGAAGCAAGGTGCCGGTAGCGGTGAAGGGTGCGGGGCTGGAGTCGAGCGCGGGAGCTAATTATGAAGACTCGAGCGCGAAGGCTGCCTCGGGCACGAAGGCTGGTGAGAAGACGATTGTTAGCGGAGAGGCTTACGAAGATTTGTTTCAGGTGAAGCTGCCTGAGGATGCGAAGGTGACGCGGCCTCCGTTTACTCGTCCAGGGATTGAACAGGCTTATTACGATGTGGCGGATCCTGCGATGCGGAATGCTTCGCTTCCCTTGCCTGCTCTGACGGCGTGGGTGACGGTGGACTACGACGGCGTGGAGGTGAAGCTGGGACAGGAGGTGCAGACGCTGCATCGGGTGACGGGGTTGGGGACGGTGTACGAGCCGCTGGTGGTGGCTCCGGCGATCTCGGTTGCGGTGTCGCCTTCGGCGGGTGTGGTGCCGCTGACGGAGAAGACGCTGATGGTGACCGCGAAGGTGAAGAGCAATGTGAAGGGTGTGGCGACGGGGACGGTGAAGCTGGAGTTGCCTGCTGGATGGACGGCGTCGCCGGAGACGGCGGAGTTTTCGCTGGGGAAGGATGGGGATTCGGTGGATGTGCCGTTTGTGGTAACGCCGGGGAAGATGGCGGAGACGGCTTACACGATGACGGCGGTTGCGAGTTGTGCGGGAAAGGAATATCGCGAGGGGTACAAGACGGTTGGATATGCGGGTTTGTTGCCGGCGAATCTTTATCGTCCGGCGACGTATCGGGCGCGTGGAGCGGATGTGAAGATCGCTCCGGGATTGAAGGTTGGATATCTGCCTGGGACAGGAGATGAGGTGCAGGCTTCGCTTGAGAATCTTGGTGTGCATGCGACGACGCTGACGATGAGTGATGTTGCCGGTGGGAAGTTGAGTGGGTATGACGTGGTGGTGCTGGGGGTGAGGGCCTATGCGGCGCATCCTGGGCTGGCTGCGGCGAATGGGCAGCTGCTTCAGTATGCGAAGAACGGCGGCGTAGTGATTGTTCAGTACAACCTGGGGAACTTTGACTATGGTCCGTACTCGTTTTCACTGGGTGACGCGGAGAAGGTGGTGGATGAGAGGGCTCCGGTGCGGTTGCTGGTGCCGGAGAGTCCCGTGTTGAGCTGGCCGAACAGGATTACGGAGCGGGACTTCGATGGGTGGGTGGAGGAGCGCGGGCACGGATTTATGGAGACGTGGGATTCGCAGTATGTCGCTCCGCTGGAGACGCATGATCCGGATCAGGATGCACAGAAGGGTGGGCTGCTGGTGGCGAAGACGGGCAAGGGCGCTTATGTGTATGTGGCGCTGGCGCTGTACCGTGAGCTGCCGGAGGGAGTGCCGGGGGCGTATCGGCTGTTTGCGAATCTGTTGAGTTTGGGGAAGGATAAGGCGAAGTGA
- a CDS encoding GNAT family N-acetyltransferase: MSVVRATTGDDAGAIAHVHVASWQTTYAGLVPEAYLAGLKETERESQWREWLTLDVDVFVAELEGEVVGFVSGGAIREPVEGFDAELFAIYLLREAQRRGIGMALLRRLSEALKERGFRSMMAWVLEDNASGGFYSQAGGVRICSKEIEIGGVMLPVVAYGWVDLEAIGAAVSSGSF, encoded by the coding sequence ATGAGTGTGGTTCGCGCGACGACGGGTGACGATGCGGGTGCGATCGCCCATGTGCATGTGGCGAGTTGGCAGACGACATACGCGGGGCTTGTGCCGGAGGCTTATCTTGCTGGTTTGAAGGAGACGGAGCGTGAGTCGCAGTGGCGAGAGTGGTTGACGCTTGATGTCGATGTGTTCGTTGCGGAGTTGGAGGGAGAGGTGGTCGGGTTCGTAAGCGGAGGGGCGATACGGGAGCCTGTGGAGGGGTTCGATGCGGAGCTGTTTGCGATCTATCTGCTGCGGGAGGCGCAGCGGCGTGGGATTGGGATGGCTCTTTTGAGGAGGCTGTCTGAGGCGTTGAAGGAGAGAGGGTTCAGGAGCATGATGGCCTGGGTGCTCGAGGATAATGCTTCCGGGGGCTTCTATTCGCAGGCGGGTGGGGTGCGGATTTGTTCCAAGGAGATCGAGATTGGTGGGGTGATGCTGCCTGTCGTGGCTTATGGGTGGGTTGATCTTGAGGCGATTGGGGCGGCTGTTAGTAGTGGATCATTTTGA
- a CDS encoding DUF1800 domain-containing protein gives MRRFLPVLLALAVAAPAHPQAKPTPKPAKSKPAKPAPLIPLTQQERAQQLLSRFTFGPRPGDLEKVIALTPEKWLEQQLNPASIPDAALDRRLADYTTLSLQPDQALQLFPDHFTIAQTAEGKRPYPTDALLLAMYQVQVYKLNKDIDSKKTSADGKLVTPPTDAEAAAQKKTDQETAARIAGELFALPKNQRMAALIKLPIPERIAFTTYVAGDQKNLLLADFNPREREIFNGMAANIGAPHYIIDELAQAKVLRAILSERQLQEVMSDFWFNHFNIFIGKDSDAWYTTSYERDAIRKHALGKFRDLLLATAQTPAMMIYLDNWLSIGPDSLANGINPANPNSKRGNHGLNENYGREVMELHTVGVNGGYTQADVTALSAILTGWTVDRPNQGGPFQYDYKKHEPGPKQWLRRTISSEPVFPNASQAATQAGMKEGIEALTILAGDPHTAHFVSYKLAQRFVADDPPPALVDRMAATYLATDGDIKAILRTLVQSPEFNSKKYFRNKVKTPMEFVASAFRTTATDPVNPGALINTLKTMGMPLYYALPPTGYYITADLWMNSTALVDRLNFAYALTGNKFANQKFDSAHVLALGLMSQPASSPAPQISETEKSNRAKFSEALLTADIHNGTANQPPPDTAGQDIALHVLEDTLIGNAVSSQTNQLIHKQIGEIPTANSTDTLNLLTALVMGSPEFQLR, from the coding sequence ATGCGAAGGTTCTTACCAGTTCTCCTTGCTCTAGCCGTCGCCGCGCCAGCGCACCCCCAAGCCAAACCCACACCCAAACCCGCAAAGTCCAAGCCAGCCAAACCCGCCCCACTCATCCCGCTCACCCAGCAGGAACGGGCCCAGCAGCTCCTCAGCCGCTTCACCTTCGGCCCCCGCCCCGGCGACCTCGAAAAAGTAATCGCCCTCACCCCCGAAAAGTGGTTGGAGCAGCAACTCAACCCTGCCTCAATCCCCGACGCCGCCCTCGACCGCCGCCTCGCCGACTACACCACCCTCAGCCTCCAGCCCGACCAGGCCCTCCAACTCTTTCCCGACCACTTCACCATCGCCCAGACAGCGGAAGGCAAGCGCCCCTATCCTACCGACGCCCTCCTCCTCGCCATGTACCAGGTCCAGGTCTATAAGCTCAACAAAGACATCGACAGCAAAAAGACCAGCGCCGACGGCAAACTCGTCACACCCCCCACCGACGCCGAAGCCGCCGCCCAGAAGAAAACCGACCAGGAAACCGCCGCCCGCATCGCCGGAGAACTCTTCGCCCTCCCCAAAAATCAGCGAATGGCCGCGCTCATCAAACTCCCCATCCCCGAACGCATCGCCTTCACCACGTACGTGGCGGGAGACCAGAAAAATCTTCTTCTGGCCGACTTCAACCCCCGCGAGCGCGAGATCTTCAACGGCATGGCCGCCAACATCGGCGCACCCCACTACATCATCGACGAACTCGCCCAAGCCAAGGTCCTCCGAGCCATCCTCAGCGAACGCCAGCTGCAGGAGGTCATGTCCGACTTCTGGTTCAACCACTTCAACATCTTCATCGGCAAAGACTCCGACGCCTGGTACACCACCAGCTACGAGCGCGATGCCATCCGCAAACACGCCCTCGGCAAGTTCCGCGATCTCCTTCTCGCGACCGCGCAAACCCCGGCGATGATGATCTACCTCGACAATTGGTTATCGATAGGCCCCGACTCCCTGGCCAACGGCATCAACCCCGCCAACCCCAACTCGAAGAGGGGCAACCACGGCCTCAACGAGAACTACGGCAGGGAAGTCATGGAGCTTCACACTGTCGGAGTCAACGGCGGCTACACCCAGGCTGATGTCACCGCACTCTCCGCCATCCTCACCGGCTGGACCGTCGATCGCCCCAACCAGGGTGGCCCCTTCCAATACGACTACAAAAAACACGAACCCGGCCCCAAACAGTGGCTGCGCCGCACCATCTCCTCAGAGCCCGTCTTCCCAAATGCATCTCAAGCGGCGACGCAAGCCGGCATGAAAGAGGGAATCGAAGCTCTCACCATCCTTGCAGGTGATCCGCACACCGCGCACTTCGTCAGTTACAAATTGGCCCAGCGCTTCGTCGCCGACGACCCACCACCTGCCCTCGTCGACCGCATGGCCGCCACCTACCTCGCCACCGACGGCGACATCAAAGCCATCCTCCGCACCCTCGTCCAATCCCCCGAGTTCAACTCGAAGAAGTACTTCCGCAACAAGGTCAAGACACCGATGGAGTTCGTCGCCTCCGCCTTCCGCACCACCGCCACCGACCCGGTAAACCCCGGCGCGCTGATCAACACCCTCAAGACGATGGGCATGCCCCTCTACTACGCGCTTCCCCCCACCGGCTACTACATCACCGCCGACCTGTGGATGAACTCCACCGCTCTCGTCGACCGCCTCAACTTCGCCTACGCCCTCACCGGCAACAAGTTCGCAAACCAGAAGTTCGACTCAGCCCACGTCCTCGCACTCGGCCTCATGTCCCAACCTGCTAGCTCACCCGCTCCACAGATCTCCGAGACAGAAAAATCGAACCGAGCCAAATTCTCTGAAGCCCTCCTCACCGCCGACATCCACAACGGCACCGCGAACCAGCCTCCACCAGATACAGCCGGCCAGGACATAGCCCTCCACGTCCTTGAGGACACTCTCATCGGCAACGCCGTCTCCAGCCAAACCAACCAGCTCATCCACAAACAGATCGGCGAAATTCCAACGGCTAACTCCACCGACACCCTCAACCTGCTGACCGCCCTCGTCATGGGCAGCCCCGAGTTCCAACTCCGCTAA